In Gopherus evgoodei ecotype Sinaloan lineage chromosome 16, rGopEvg1_v1.p, whole genome shotgun sequence, the DNA window tcaggacAGAAGTCAACTGACTGATCTGAGAAGTGGAAGTTACCTATTTTTGTCTGAGTGGGGGATCTTAAAAATACTGCATAACTGAGCAGGAGCCACACACTCTTGAATTCCAGTCCTAGCTCTGACTCTGTGGCCTTAGTGTAACTTACAATCCATTATCTTGAGAAGGAAGTTTACAGATAAGTACTTTACTTTACCAAAGAAAACAGCTTAGTCTTCACCACTGAGAGGCTACTAACCACCCTATCTTCAATTTTGTCTTTCAGAACCTGACCAGGGAACAGGCAGATTACTGCATCTCTCACATGAAGCCCTACATGGATAGCAAGGGCAGAGAACTTACTTCTGCTTATGATTACATAGAATTTACACGTTCACTGTTTGTGAATTGATATAAAAGCACTAACCTTTAAAAATACAGAGAACATACTCACGTTTGCCAACTGTAGCCCTGCATGCATCTCTGTGTTGTACAATAATCAATGCTACTTTCTGATGTAACCTTAAACTGCTTAGCTTAAAACTCTTAGAAAAGCAACAAATATTGCAGTGTGCTTCAATAAAAGTTACTGGTCCAAACTGCAGCAAAAATTTCAACTTGTGTTTAATCATCTTTATGCTTGAGTACCAATTTGAAATGTGACTCAAACAAAGTAGAATGTCTCTTCTGCACATTACATAGCTTCAGGTAATGAGGTAAGAGTGACTAGGACTGACCTTGCTCTGCATTACAAAGTAATGGACATGTTTTACAGACCAGTTTTGGGTAGAAACAGTAACAAACCCTGTGCTGTAGCAAGATTCAAATGATAACACTGGCCTGCTAGTGTCTCAATCAGTGACTTCATTTGCCAGCTGCTCAAGGTGATTCATTTCCCTTGGTCCCTGTTGAATAAAATCTGAACTCAGCTGCCATATTTTCAGCATGCCACTGGCATCCCCTGCTGCCAGAAGCTGAGGTTGCTTGAAGTTAAATTCTATGCAGTACACAGCAGTCTGAGCTGAAGCTTGCTTTACAGAAACTGCAGGTTTCTGGGAGCTCTTTCCAAAATCAAACAGCTGCACTTctcctttaaaacaaataatccaCATCAATCTTTACATAAACAAATGTAATAACAGTGTTAGTTCAAGCTTTCCCTCCAGTATGGATTAAAGTCTCCCCTGCTGGCAGTATCAAAATTAAGCAGTGCTACAATAAAGTGCAGATCTACTCACTAGAGTCAGGGCAGGTTGAAACCAGCTGCTGGCAGAAGTTATGTCACAGCCCTTTAAACATCTTTAAATGCCAGTTTCTAAAGTCAGTCATTTTTAGCACTAGTAGTTTGCACTATGAGTGCTTTAAACACCTGAAAGCTGGAAACAGTTTTAGCCAGGGCATGGTATAGCAAATTTCCCATATCCACACAAGCCTGGGGCCAGACAGACTTTAGCAATGGGAAAGATATGACAAATGTAGTGGATACTGCAGACCTGATAATCTAAAAACCACTGCATTATACCAACTGACAGCTTAGAAACCCCAGCAGTCAAATTAAGTTAAGTGCTAAGCAGTAAGCTTTTACACAGCACTAGTGTTAGGAGAAACCAGGTCTTCTTCTGGGTTCTAAGAATAAGCAGCTAgagggtacctaccttctccagTGGCAGCTGCAAAGACCAAGGGTCGTACTGGAGACCAGCGCACACTAAACAGATACTTCTTTGATAACTGGAGGGAAATAAGGGGCTGTGCCTGCAGCATGGAGTGCAAGTGAACATGTCCATCAGTGCCACCACTCAGAAAGAGATTCCTGGAGAAAATAAGAAACACTTCTTAGGGGATCAGTATTAAGAACACAGAGCAGAGTTCACTTAAGCAGCCTGAGAGCTGATGTACGTTAGGTATGTGGCTTCTTTATGTATGGCCCTTTCGACTGAATGGTGTCAACATTCCTCAAATTATTTGTCTTTACTCAGTgactaacaaaggaaaaaaaaacactatcAACTGCAGTCACATGAATCACTGCATCTTTGGCCCTGTAGTCTCTAGAGACATTGTATTTAAGGATCAGGATCTAGGGGACTAGCCTAATCTGGTCACTCCCAGCATGTTTCAAGAAAACAGATTTATGGACATTTTAAATGGTCTGTTATTAAATGGTGCACCTACAGACTGAGTGTGCACTTCCAAATTTAAACTCAGATGGCTGCTAATGAAAGTCACAAGTAGCGTGATGGACAGTTGACTTTAGGGCACAGCCTATTTCCACAAAGTTGTTAATGGAACTATGGGAAGAGTTGTCCTGAATAAAAAAGAGCCCAGTGGAAGTAAGTTCAGCTGTGGTGTAAATAGGGACAATGCGATGGCCTTCAATGAAGCTGCACCTATACAAGGGACATATTCAGCGTAAGTTTGTGCAACTCCCTTGAAGGTAACAGCATTCCAGTGTGACACATACAGCAGGGCTTCTGGCATGTAGCCCTTGATcagctctttcccaccccctAGGTCACTCAGGAAAACCACAATTAGAACAGGATGGTAGTGTAACAAACTAACATTTGGTGCCAATGCAGTCTGCCCATTACTTGCCTGTGGAAAGGTGAGCAGCTTACACAGTACACAGGTCCACCATGAGGAGAAAAGGCAAACTCTGCAGGTGCCTTGAGGGGAACAGAGCTACCTGTCCTAGGGACAGCAGCAGTCTCTACCGCAGTGGAGCACTTGAGAGAATATCCACCTTCCACACCAATGATAAACACACTGGGATcaaagcaggagaaagagagCGAGGTCACACCCACAGCTGTCTCCCCACGTGTGCGCTGGGGAAAGGGGACAAACCATGAGACACAAGGACTCAGAAATTTAACATACATGTACATGAAACCTATACTAATCATAGCCTGCATGACCTGCACCAACCATTTAACATTAGAGGATCagttctgtaaaaataaaataaggattCAAGTTCAGGATGGAGAACTTAGCTGCTTACAGCTCTGGTCATTTAGCTTTAGTTCAGGGCAAGGCTGCAGCATCCAAATTTCTAAGTGGCCAGTTTCCACACTATCCTGTGGGTTGGTAATGGGAAAGCCAAAGATTACTGTGCTTGTTGATAAATGGGCTttattctctctctgcttccccatcaCATGGAAGCTACAGCCACCTACTTGTGCTCTCTCATAACCCAAGCTATTCTAACTCACACCAAGCCCATTAAAAGGTTGTTTCAAGTCAATGTTCTCTGGAATTACTGAACTAACCTTCTTAAGTTTCATACTCCAAGGGATCTGCTGAGCAACTAAGGCAAATCCTTCAACTAACGTCAGCTGACCATCTCTCTGTGTCCGCCACACAAGGATCTTTCCGTCTGTGGATACACTCAGAATCTGGAAGTGGTGACTGTGTTTTGAGTCCTGTAACCAGTCAACCTGTTCCCAACATGAGAAAACTCTGAAAAGGGGCCTCACTAAACCACCAAGCCCAGTAACCCAACATTCAAGAACACTACTAAGTCTCAGGACAAATTACATTAGGTAACACTACCAGCAAACCAGTCTCATGAGGATTTGCCCTATTCAACTGTGTTGAGGTTAAGTTAATCTAGCAATGGGAATTTAAAGATTTCAATGCAACTGTGCAAGTATTAAGCAGGTCTGAATATAACCAGGAAATAAAGGAATGAAATGTCAGGATTGTgattcctcccctgccctccaaccCAATGAACATCCCACTAAAGCGTGGACTGACCCCTATTACCTGATAAACTGGATCTGTATGAGTGTCATCTGTCATCCCTGTCCTCCAGATCAAAGGATCTTCTATCCTGCTCGTGTCCCATATCAAGACCTCCCCACTGTAAAGGCCACCTGTAGATGACAAAGGATCAATGGAACATAAGCAATGGCTACTAATGAAAGTCACACACAGCATGGCAGGCTCGGTTTACTTTGTTACTGACTGCAAATAGGTTGGCCCCCTAGAAAGAGTTGTCCTGAACAAAAAGGGCCAAGGGAAAATAAATTAATCTCTGGTGTAAGCAAGAACAATGCTATAGGTTTCAACTGATTTGCATCCACACAGGGGACATATTCAGCTCTGATGTAAGTGGATACAATACTATGTAAAAGAGTTTCCAGGATGGTTATGCCTATTCCTACTCATGGGTATTGCACCACCTAGTGGTGCCTAATGGTAGAACCTAGCAGTGTCCATTAGTGTTCTTGTGCCCTCTCCTACCTTTCGCCTCAGTGTCTCTAAACGTTCTGAAGGCAAGGCCACAGCGCCTTCTacctcctcagtttcttccactGCAAAACAGACATGCAGAATAAACCAGGACTCTGAGAAAGAGGGGAAGACGGGTAGGAAGTGTGACTATGCAgagacatcttgaagaactccagttacacaTAAGTAATCTTCATTTTTTCAAGTGGCTCTGTATATTCCAATTTATGGGACAGATTGATAAGCAGTGCTGAAAATAACCGGGAGGCAGGAACAGAGTCCTAATGAAATAAATAGAGACTGAAGCACTGCTCTACCAAATCTACCATCAGCCCCGGAGGCCAAATCAAGGGCATAATATTAGTAAATGTGTGTACAAAATTCCAGGTCAGAGCCCTGCAGATTTCAGCAGCAGGGACTTTCTTGCCTTAGCTGCCACAGTTCTGATGGAATGTGATTGTACCGTCATGTACAATATTCAACAATGCGTTGTTTAATCCATCTAGAAATAGTCTAGGAAGATGACATAACCCATATAATTCTTAGCATAAAACAAATCGGGATGATTTTCAAAAActttaaaattatgtttaattAATATGCAAGAGCTCTTCTTGCATCCGAAGTATATATAACAGATCCCCCCCTTATTCATAACAGGCTTTGGAAAAAATGCCTGCAAAGTAATTGATTGATTTAAAAGTCAGATGCCACTTTTGGCAAAAATCTGGGATCAGGACTAAGAATTACCTTATCTTTATGAAAAGTAGTAAACAATGGATCAGCCATCAAGGCATTCAATTCACTCATCCTTCTAGCTGACATTATGCCAATGATGAATGGCGTCTTAACAGATAAAAACAggtttaaattttttattaaagctaatgttaaaatattatataatacACAAGTTAAGAAAAGAGTATATACATccgggtatagtgcttagattatctacagatacaaagtttgttttaaaagtcataagatacatatagtgcataatcagcaataacccaaatttaggtgagtaaatttaacaatacagttcaGATATTAGCATCCGAATTTTCAGAtatatcactcatgaaaagttacaCAGAGAATTGGTTGTAGAAAGCAAATATATCAACAAGTGAAGATtttccctcagtaattgagaatttagaaAATTGAGATTAGAAAATGCAATCCATCAGGAAAGTATGTGAATTACTTTCTTGACTGCATTTCTCattggcactccagctcatccctcctggtagtGGCAACATTCGGTGATGTGTTATAGGTAGACATCCCTTGACCACTTACTTGATGGCTTCTGACACCATGAGTTGCCACATCAGCCAAGAGTAGCATTGACCGATTCCACATTCTCTCAACACTCACTCGTTACTGACGACCCAAACGCCCAGGGCTCCGACAATCGGTGTGCAAATTTGGACCTCATAGCCCCTTACTCTCAATGTGTCAGCCAGATGGTCATATTCCTCCAGCTTCTGAGATCAGGCATCGCGGAAAACCGGGGTCCTGTTTTCAAAGGGAATTGTGACGTCCATCATAATGATCTTCTTCCAGTCTTCGTTGGTGATGATGATGTCCAGTCGCAGTTGTCTGTCCATTCCTGGGATGGCGGAGTTCATAGCAACCTTCCCCACGGGTGATGGGAATGCTCTAACCAGGCGATCTTGGATGGCAATGTggcacagctgccaggctctggaatggggcttgcagctacacAAGAAAAATATcctatcttgttttaaaaattttcagtaatggagaatccacaacgagccttggtaaattgttccaatggttaattactctcactgttcaaAAGATACTTATTTCcaacctgaatttgtctagcttcaactttgacatttgatcatgttatacctttctctgttagatggaagagcccattattaaatgtttgtccCCACATAGatacttatagattgtaatcaagtcaccctttaacctttgCTTTGTTAAATTAAACAGATGGAGCTCCTTgcatctatcactataaggcaagttttctaatcctttaatcatcctcatggctcttctctgaccctctccaatttatcaacattttcttgaattgtgggtaccAAAAGACACAGTATTCCTGCAGTggttgcaccaatgccaaataaagAGGTGAAATAATCTTTCTACTGCTACTCAAAATTTCCCAGTTTGTGCACTGAAAaattcctgcagcagctcccaatAAGGCCATGACACCAAGGACTGTCAGTCTTCCCAACAACTGAGTTCCCAACAACTTCCCAACAAATGtgttttcacacatacagaatgggaggagactgtctaggaaggagtatggcaaaaagagatctaggggtcatagtggaccacaagcttaatatgagtcaacagtgtgatactgttgcaaaaaaagcaaacctgattctgggatgcattaacaggtgtgttgtaaacaagacacgagaagtcattcttccgctttactctgcgctggttaggcctcaactggagtattgtgtccagttctgggcaccgcatttcaagaaagatgtggagaaattggagagggtccagagaagagcaacaagaatgattaaaggtcttgagaacatgacctatgaaggaaggctgaaggaattgggtttgtttagtctggaaaagagaagactgagaggggacatgatagcagttttcaggtatctaaaagggtgtcatcaggaggagggagaaaacttgttcaccttagcctccaatgacagaacaagaagcaatgggcttaaactgcagcaagggagatttaggttggacattaggaaaaagttcctaactgtcagggtagttaaacactggaatagattgcctagggaagttgtggaatctccatcgctggagatatttaagagtaggttagataaatgtctatcagggatggtctagacagtatttggtcctgccatgagggcaggggactggactcgatgacctctcgaggtcccttccagtcctagagtctatgagtctatgagattcaGGAGCACTCCCACAGAAGGACCACCAAAGGGAGGGGCAAACCAGAAAGAAACAGGACTCTTAATTCTTCCTCTAGCCTCCTTCAGATACGGATCTGGCACTGAATCTGTGACAGAGTGCACTGGAGATATCAAAGGACCTTGAGGGAGGTCAGGATGAAACCTTTGCAAGGATCCTGTAGGAGTCCTAGGAGGAGGA includes these proteins:
- the WDR34 gene encoding WD repeat-containing protein 34 isoform X2; amino-acid sequence: MRSRCGEETPGPAARRTLFFLLQKSCQTGEISTVEAAVQSHSSRDAGMQTDQSEETIQNLNLQKEAPVDYAGLLSFLQGVEDVVIKELNKNWRSHAFDGYEVNWVDQNETVFCLHSLSCPEAQDQKLQVTSISWNATGSVVACSYGRLDDGDWSTEKSYVCTWNLDRRGLNPKRPDLVVDVPSSVMCLAFHPSQPSLIVGGLYSGEVLIWDTSRIEDPLIWRTGMTDDTHTDPVYQVDWLQDSKHSHHFQILSVSTDGKILVWRTQRDGQLTLVEGFALVAQQIPWSMKLKKRTRGETAVGVTSLSFSCFDPSVFIIGVEGGYSLKCSTAVETAAVPRTGSSVPLKAPAEFAFSPHGGPVYCVSCSPFHRNLFLSGGTDGHVHLHSMLQAQPLISLQLSKKYLFSVRWSPVRPLVFAAATGEGEVQLFDFGKSSQKPAVSVKQASAQTAVYCIEFNFKQPQLLAAGDASGMLKIWQLSSDFIQQGPREMNHLEQLANEVTD
- the WDR34 gene encoding WD repeat-containing protein 34 isoform X3 — its product is MFGDSAARGADAESLWRRDPGTRCEAKSCQTGEISTVEAAVQSHSSRDAGMQTDQSEETIQNLNLQKEAPVDYAGLLSFLQGVEDVVIKELNKNWRSHAFDGYEVNWVDQNETVFCLHSLSCPEAQDQKLQVTSISWNATGSVVACSYGRLDDGDWSTEKSYVCTWNLDRRGLNPKRPDLVVDVPSSVMCLAFHPSQPSLIVGGLYSGEVLIWDTSRIEDPLIWRTGMTDDTHTDPVYQRTRGETAVGVTSLSFSCFDPSVFIIGVEGGYSLKCSTAVETAAVPRTGSSVPLKAPAEFAFSPHGGPVYCVSCSPFHRNLFLSGGTDGHVHLHSMLQAQPLISLQLSKKYLFSVRWSPVRPLVFAAATGEGEVQLFDFGKSSQKPAVSVKQASAQTAVYCIEFNFKQPQLLAAGDASGMLKIWQLSSDFIQQGPREMNHLEQLANEVTD
- the WDR34 gene encoding WD repeat-containing protein 34 isoform X1, which encodes MFGDSAARGADAESLWRRDPGTRCEAKSCQTGEISTVEAAVQSHSSRDAGMQTDQSEETIQNLNLQKEAPVDYAGLLSFLQGVEDVVIKELNKNWRSHAFDGYEVNWVDQNETVFCLHSLSCPEAQDQKLQVTSISWNATGSVVACSYGRLDDGDWSTEKSYVCTWNLDRRGLNPKRPDLVVDVPSSVMCLAFHPSQPSLIVGGLYSGEVLIWDTSRIEDPLIWRTGMTDDTHTDPVYQVDWLQDSKHSHHFQILSVSTDGKILVWRTQRDGQLTLVEGFALVAQQIPWSMKLKKRTRGETAVGVTSLSFSCFDPSVFIIGVEGGYSLKCSTAVETAAVPRTGSSVPLKAPAEFAFSPHGGPVYCVSCSPFHRNLFLSGGTDGHVHLHSMLQAQPLISLQLSKKYLFSVRWSPVRPLVFAAATGEGEVQLFDFGKSSQKPAVSVKQASAQTAVYCIEFNFKQPQLLAAGDASGMLKIWQLSSDFIQQGPREMNHLEQLANEVTD